AATGTTTGTCGGggggaaaaaaaaccactgatagtatttatatttaatactagtCTGCTCTCTTCTTTCTCTCTCTTGGTTATTGATGCGAGCATGCTTAGATTCATCTGAGAaggtgtgtggtttttttttattattataattatttatagtttttgttaacattatctCTTTCGTCAacacttttatatatgatatgtactttccattcttttcctttttccatttttttcagcaTCTCTCTCTCTGTCTTTCTGTCtttatttagttattgtttgtGTATTAAAGATGTGGAATTGATGTAAGCACACCGACAATCAGACAATGTGACAAATGTGCCCAGCCCaaatgaaaatcataccacatcttctttttttatattaaatatacataaatatgacataatacaacaataaagaAACTCAGCCGATCCGCACAATGTCATGTCGGGAATGTGTAATtccatttgtttctgtttttttatttttatttcgctttgtttgtgttataactgcattttatttttattttttcctgtttttatttttcgttcctTTCCTTAATGTTTCTGCatgtattttgaccttttttcattattattatttttcttcttcagatttATCATATTGAAACCGTGACACTAATTTACTATTGTTGAGCTATGAGGGATGATCAGAAACTGtaattatgaatgaaaaaaggGGGCATTTTTACTGTCAGCTTGGGTTGAGCagtttttcagtaaaaaatggATTGAAAACTGTCAAAGTCCCTTACAAATCAGTCCAATCAGATTTAAGATATGCGGACCAATCAACGCCAGCTTTATGTAAGTGGTGATCCAATCGTCACCGTGATTTCAATCCTCCCGGCAAGCACAAAAACACATTCACCGAAATTTTCAAGTATTCTTTCTGTAGCAAATCGTCCACAGAGCTAATAATCATGGCACGAACAAAGCAAACTGCACGTAAATCCACCGGAGGTAAAGCTCCAAGAAAACAACTTGCCACCAAGGCCGCCCGTAAGAGCGCACCTGCAACCGGTGGAGTCAAGAAACCACATAGATACAGGCCAGGAACAGTCGCTCTCCGAGAAATCAGGAGATACCAGAAGAGCACAGAGCTCCTCATCAGGAAACTCCCCTTCCAGAGATTAGTCCGTGAAATCGCCCAGGACTTCAAAACTGATCTCCGATTCCAGAGTTCAGCCGTCATGGCCCTACAGGAAGCCAGCGAAGCCTACTTGGTCGGTCTCTTCGAGGATACCAACTTGTGCGCAATCCACGCCAAGAGAGTAACCATCATGCCAAAGGATATCCAATTGGCCCGAAGAATCCGTGGAGAACGTGCTTAAGAAGTgtgattttttcaccaaaacataacggcccttttcagggccaccaatatttttcaaaaagaatctataaattgttgtacatgaaaattagaaacataGCCGAACCCCTCTTTTCcccatctctctctctctcttttatttcttcttGTTGAATCCATCTATATGCAAAGCAatacatagacaaaaaataaattttatgatatatatatacacacaagtctcatcacaaaaaaaaggggggtgtttgtttatcatggtacatgtatgtccttGTGTGTAGAATATTAAAtagtacattatataaaaaaagatcaacatataaatgtttctatctgtacttctgttcttttcttttcttcgcTTGTTTTGTCTTGTCTTCTTTTGATGTATTATTTACACCAGTAGTCTAGACCAAAGAAAGAGAACCACCAACTGGccaaaatataacctttttttttaagttagagtttaaatatcttgtataattcattaatttgaatatttcttttagaaaagcTGATATTACAGGgtacttttatcaaaaatttagagCTCTTTTTCAGTCAGAattgtaaagaatttttttatcatgtatgtagtaatatattttgtccACTTTAGAGTCTTGTCTTGCTGCTAGttaacaaaatcatgaaatttctatttaaattaatataatttcggTACGGGTCCAAGTAGTCCccacaaaatttcaatgtagGAAGTCCATGTAAGCATATATCTTGCACTTATaagcttttttatatgataaaaagtggTTTTCAGacttattataaacttttctggCTAAAAGAAGTCTTCAGAATAGTAAGTACATGTGTGcgcattaacatttttattggaTTGGCTGATGAAATTGTCATCGTCATACTGTGGATAAATATAGAATggcgtttaaaaataaaattgaaaggaaGATGCACACATAAGAAGTTTTACCCGCAGTCAGGGGCATCTCTTTTCTTCACTGTAatacctagaaaaaaaaatctttaatagtAATAACAGTAAcagttttattcatacattctCCCATTTATGATCTGAAGTACCTGCAGCAGATCGTTGATGGATGGCAAGCACAGCTTTGACAGATGATGTTGAGTTATGAAAGACAGGTAGAAAACTGCAAGCATGTAAAATCCTGTGATGTATCCAATTTCTGGATACATCAAATAGACAAATAGATAACCAGTATTCCTAGATATGTCTGTGAGGTTTATTTTTTCCCCAACTAAATTCCATTCCATTAAGTTGAAATGTGTATTGTCATTGAATGAAAATGTCTGTTCAGAGAAAgcaaataattatctttataattttgactgtctaaagtgattttcatttatcatttatttatcatactattctatcttaaaatgaaaacttttcaacattttggaACTTTTTTTGTCTCCTTCAGTCATTTTTATTCCGAttgaaataatagttttttcttaaaaatttactgtctgatatgaattattatatttttcagacctAGAATGAAAAAGTGGATTGAAAGTGTACACAGTTTAAGGCAGTACAGAGTTACCTCCCGGAATAAAACAACGTAAGCCAATCAGACAACAGTTAACTGAAAATGTGTGATACTTCTTTTACGGCCGCGTTGGTGATATATAAAGAGTCGCTGTTAGACGGAAAGTATTATTTaactaatcaccacaaatagtTAAACATGTCAGGTAGAGGAAAAGGAGGTAAAGGTCTAGGAAAAGGAGGCGCCAAGCGTCACAGGAAGGTGTTGCGTGATAACATCCAAGGTATCACCAAGCCAGCCATCCGTCGTTTAGCAAGAAGAGGTGGAGTAAAACGTATATCTGGACTCATCTATGAGGAAACCCGTGGTGTCCTTAAAGTTTTCTTGGAAAATGTCATCCGTGATGCTGTCACATACACAGAGCACGCCAAGAGGAAGACTGTCACTGCCATGGATGTTGTCTACGCTTTGAAACGTCAAGGACGTACCTTGTACGGATTCGGAGGTTAAACAGCCACCCAGCTAATATcaacaacggcccttttcagggccaccaacatttttcaaaaagaatcttagATTTGTTGTACAtcgttttaaacaaaatcttgaaATCAAAGCTTGCTCCCACTTCTATTCTTTTCTCTAATGTTCATGAATTTTTCAaccgtttttcttgttttccctGATCCTGATCCGCAACTATTTTCTCTCTCTCgttatacc
This is a stretch of genomic DNA from Mytilus trossulus isolate FHL-02 chromosome 6, PNRI_Mtr1.1.1.hap1, whole genome shotgun sequence. It encodes these proteins:
- the LOC134722544 gene encoding histone H4, giving the protein MSGRGKGGKGLGKGGAKRHRKVLRDNIQGITKPAIRRLARRGGVKRISGLIYEETRGVLKVFLENVIRDAVTYTEHAKRKTVTAMDVVYALKRQGRTLYGFGG